The genomic DNA GCGAGAAGAGAACACCACTCTGCGTCAGGTGCTTGATGCCCTGCGCACCTTGCAGGATGTCTCGGCTTCGGTAACGACCGAGACCAATGCCCTCGCTCTGCTCGACCGCATCCTGGAATCCGCCCTCACTACCATCAGCGCCACAGCCGGCTCGCTCATGCTAATTGACGAAGAAAACGGCGAGCTTGTCTTCGCCGTCGTGCACGGCGCGGCGCGGGAGGTCCTCACCAACTATCGCCTGCCGCCCGGAACGGGCATTGCCGGTTGGGTGGCTCGCCATGTTGAGCCGGTCATCATCGCCAACGTCCGCGCCGACCCGCGCTTCTCGCCCAGCGTGGACGAGCATTTTCACTTCACTACGCGCTCGATGCTGTGCGTGCCCATCGCCACCTCGCGCAAAGTGATGGGCGTACTCAGCGCCCTCAACAAAACCGACGGCAAAGAATTCACTCCTGCCGATCTGGCCCTCTTTGCCGTTGTGGCCCAGTTGGCAGCCACAGCCATGGAACGCGCCGAAACCAAAGCGCCACAACCGGCGTAAAAGCCTGTTTGGAAAGTGCTCAAAGCCCGCGTCCGCGCGGGCGGCTTCGCGCCAACCGCGAGGACGCGGTTGAGGAGCACTCCAAGCCCAATTACCCTCGCAACACCGCCCCCAGCACATCCTTCGCCCGGCGCACAATCTTCTCGCGCACCTTTGCCACGTCGGAATCTGTCAACGTCCGATCCTCTGCCTGATAAGTAAGGCGATAAGCCAGACTCTTTTTGCCTGATCCGATCTGCTCACCTTTGTAGAGATCAAACAAGCGGACATCCACTAACATCAAGCCGCCACTCTGACGAATGACCGTCTCCACCTGGGAGGCCGCCACCCCTTCATCCACGATCAAGGCCACATCCTCCACCACTGCCGGAAAGCGCGAGACCGCTTTGGTGAGGTGGCGTGTCGGGACGGCGTTCAGGATCGTTTCCAGATCAAAGTCTGCCGCCAGCAGAGGCGCTGTCACCGCCCCGCCGCTCACAGTTAAATAAGCCTGCGCCACGAGCGGGTGCAGTTCCCCAAACCACCCAACCATCTGATCGCCAACCATCAGCTTTGCCGTGCGCCCCGGCCTGAACGACGGATGCTCAGCCGGTTCCACTTTCGTCTCCGGCAAGTGCAAGCCGTCAATCAAAGACTCAACGACACCCTTGAGATCGTAGAAATCCATCGCGCCACGATCCGATGACTGCCAGCCTTCCGGCTCGCGCGGCCCCGTCATCACAACGGCCAGCCGCCTCGGCTCGTCGGGCAGAACGCCTTCTTCGCCCGCCAGATACACTGCGCCGATCTCGAACAACGCTAGACAGTCGGTGAAGCGCAAATTGTTCACGGCGGCTTCCAGTGTGCTCGCCAGCACCGAATGGCGCATTGTCACCCGGTCGGCCACGATTGGGTTCGCCAGCGTCACGTAAGGCCGATCATCTTTGGGCGTGCCGGGCGAGAGCAACATCGCCTCGCGCTCCGGCGTCGTCAGCCGGTAGGAGATCACTTCCTGCAAACCGGCGTTCACCAGAACATCGCGCACGCGCTCCTCGAGTTCCAGCGATGGATTGCCGTGCTGAGGTGGCGTGGTGTCGCTGATTTGAGTCTCCGGAATATTTTCGTAGCCGTAGACGCGCGCGATCTCCTCAATCACGTCAGCCTGGCCCACCACGCCCGTGCCGATGTCAAGGCGATGATCGGGAGCAGTCACAAATAATCGGTTATTGGTTATTGGTTTGACATCAAACTCTAACGACTTCAGGATCGATTCGATCTGAGCAAGCGGGAGGCGAATGCCAAGAATACGCTCAACATCCGCCTCGCCGATTTCCACTGTGACCGGCTCCGGCTGGCGGGCATAAACGTCCACGAGACCTTGAGCCACTGCGCCGCCTGCCAGCGTCCGTATCATTTCGGCGGCGCGCTTGCACCCGCGCTCGGCCATGGCCGGGTGCACGCCCCGGCTGAAGCGATAACCCGCCTGCGACGATTGCAAACCCTGCGACTGCACCGAGCGGCGGATGTTGATGAAGTTCCACGAGGCGGCTTCGAGCAAAACGGTCGTCGTCGAGTCCGACACTTCCGACTCGCCGCCGCCCATGATGCCGCCCAGCGAG from Chloroflexota bacterium includes the following:
- a CDS encoding GAF domain-containing protein, with the translated sequence MAGELRETLRFLQTENARLKDENRELREENTTLRQVLDALRTLQDVSASVTTETNALALLDRILESALTTISATAGSLMLIDEENGELVFAVVHGAAREVLTNYRLPPGTGIAGWVARHVEPVIIANVRADPRFSPSVDEHFHFTTRSMLCVPIATSRKVMGVLSALNKTDGKEFTPADLALFAVVAQLAATAMERAETKAPQPA
- a CDS encoding phenylalanine--tRNA ligase subunit beta, whose amino-acid sequence is MRVPLSWLKDFIEINLSPEELARKLTFAGLEVEEIEYVGLPMPAAADGRQEFKTSGIAWDREKIVVAQILEVLPHPNADRLTLLRLDWGGPKEEMVLTGAPNLFQYKGQGPLPKPIKAAYAKEGSVIYDGHKPGQELMTLKRAKIRGVESYSMVCSEKELGISDEHEGIILLDDGAPVGVPLADYIGDAVLTVKINPNMARDANMLGVAREIAALTGQTLKPPTFEAATAQTGESVLGKVAIEIREPELNLRFTAMLIRDVKIGPSPYWMQRRLRLAGMRPISNIVDITNYVMLEVGQPLHAFDYDVLVKRAGGKAPTIITRLPGEGERLLTLDGVDRKLDPFTILVTDTAGALSLGGIMGGGESEVSDSTTTVLLEAASWNFINIRRSVQSQGLQSSQAGYRFSRGVHPAMAERGCKRAAEMIRTLAGGAVAQGLVDVYARQPEPVTVEIGEADVERILGIRLPLAQIESILKSLEFDVKPITNNRLFVTAPDHRLDIGTGVVGQADVIEEIARVYGYENIPETQISDTTPPQHGNPSLELEERVRDVLVNAGLQEVISYRLTTPEREAMLLSPGTPKDDRPYVTLANPIVADRVTMRHSVLASTLEAAVNNLRFTDCLALFEIGAVYLAGEEGVLPDEPRRLAVVMTGPREPEGWQSSDRGAMDFYDLKGVVESLIDGLHLPETKVEPAEHPSFRPGRTAKLMVGDQMVGWFGELHPLVAQAYLTVSGGAVTAPLLAADFDLETILNAVPTRHLTKAVSRFPAVVEDVALIVDEGVAASQVETVIRQSGGLMLVDVRLFDLYKGEQIGSGKKSLAYRLTYQAEDRTLTDSDVAKVREKIVRRAKDVLGAVLRG